A single genomic interval of uncultured Pseudodesulfovibrio sp. harbors:
- a CDS encoding MFS transporter, translating into MPDTQRNDLPFRAALPAVLFVVSIFFCNFMSRMVFAPIMPLMQAELGFSFAGAGNLFLMLAVGNATGLLLNGFISRSLNHRRTVGLSALLVGTSVMAVPFVGSYATLACSLLVLGTAVGVYLPSGIATVTSLVRKQDWGTAMAVHELAPNTAFVVAPLFAEAVLLAFEWQATLWLIGGVQIILGLLFLARGRGGELPGMVPGPLVVVQIVKRPVFWVLSLCMCLAVGASIGPYTMLPLYLADVHGYTREQANQLLSISRIMAVFGPFFAGWVTDRWGARAAVIMYLVLNGSALVVLGLTSGTALVAMVVLQPVFSVFIFAPGFTMLSLVLPPEHRSVAVALIGPLNAIVGLGIAPAFLGHMGDAGLFHVGFFIQGVLLLALLPLMPRLPGGRVGHDG; encoded by the coding sequence ATGCCGGACACGCAAAGAAACGACCTGCCATTTCGGGCGGCATTGCCTGCCGTCCTGTTCGTGGTATCCATTTTTTTCTGTAATTTCATGTCTCGCATGGTGTTTGCGCCGATCATGCCGCTCATGCAGGCGGAGCTCGGTTTTTCGTTTGCCGGGGCCGGAAACCTGTTTCTCATGCTGGCCGTGGGCAATGCCACGGGATTGCTGTTGAACGGCTTCATCTCCCGTTCCCTGAATCATCGCCGGACCGTGGGGTTGTCCGCTCTTCTGGTGGGAACGTCCGTCATGGCGGTGCCCTTTGTGGGGAGCTATGCAACTCTGGCCTGTTCGCTTTTGGTGCTGGGCACCGCAGTCGGCGTGTATCTGCCTTCCGGGATCGCCACGGTGACTTCGCTTGTCCGCAAGCAGGACTGGGGAACGGCCATGGCCGTGCATGAACTGGCTCCGAATACGGCGTTCGTGGTTGCGCCTCTTTTTGCCGAGGCCGTGCTGCTCGCGTTCGAGTGGCAGGCAACGCTCTGGTTGATCGGCGGTGTGCAGATCATTCTCGGCCTGCTTTTTCTTGCCCGTGGACGCGGGGGAGAGTTGCCCGGTATGGTGCCGGGACCATTGGTAGTGGTACAGATCGTCAAGCGCCCGGTCTTCTGGGTGCTTTCCCTCTGCATGTGCCTTGCCGTGGGAGCGTCGATCGGCCCATATACCATGCTGCCGCTGTATCTTGCCGATGTTCATGGCTACACGCGCGAACAGGCCAATCAGCTTTTGTCCATATCCCGCATAATGGCCGTTTTTGGTCCCTTTTTCGCCGGCTGGGTGACTGACCGGTGGGGTGCGCGTGCCGCTGTCATCATGTATCTGGTGCTCAACGGTTCGGCTCTGGTTGTCCTCGGCCTGACCTCCGGGACGGCGCTGGTCGCCATGGTTGTGCTGCAACCCGTTTTTTCCGTGTTCATCTTTGCACCCGGGTTCACCATGCTGTCGCTTGTGCTGCCGCCCGAGCACCGCAGCGTTGCCGTAGCGCTGATCGGTCCGCTCAACGCGATTGTCGGCCTCGGCATTGCTCCTGCTTTTCTCGGTCATATGGGGGATGCCGGATTGTTTCATGTGGGGTTTTTCATTCAGGGCGTCCTGTTGCTGGCCTTGCTGCCGCTCATGCCGCGCCTCCCCGGCGGCAGAGTGGGACATGACGGATAA
- a CDS encoding chemotaxis protein CheX: MDVELAKPFIKAAVDVLSTMAFIKPQVGKPYVKKNSVAAGDVSGVVGITGEKNGSVSLSFSKGCAVAIVKNMLGDEIDDIMQDVKDAVGELTNMISGQARAGLAEKGLIFQGATPSVVMGDGHTISHMAKSPIMAIPFSTPDGDFTIEFCFD; the protein is encoded by the coding sequence ATGGATGTTGAATTGGCAAAACCCTTTATCAAAGCAGCCGTTGACGTGCTGTCCACCATGGCTTTCATCAAGCCTCAGGTAGGCAAGCCGTACGTCAAGAAGAACAGTGTAGCCGCGGGAGATGTCTCCGGCGTTGTCGGCATAACCGGCGAAAAAAACGGCAGCGTATCCCTTTCATTCTCCAAAGGCTGTGCAGTCGCCATTGTCAAGAACATGCTGGGTGACGAAATCGACGACATCATGCAGGACGTCAAAGACGCCGTGGGCGAATTGACAAACATGATCTCAGGTCAAGCCCGAGCCGGTCTGGCCGAAAAAGGCCTGATCTTTCAGGGTGCGACGCCTTCCGTTGTCATGGGAGACGGGCACACTATTTCCCATATGGCCAAATCGCCGATCATGGCCATCCCCTTCTCGACACCTGACGGAGACTTCACCATCGAATTCTGCTTTGACTAG